A DNA window from Arachis duranensis cultivar V14167 chromosome 3, aradu.V14167.gnm2.J7QH, whole genome shotgun sequence contains the following coding sequences:
- the LOC107479968 gene encoding uncharacterized protein LOC107479968: MGRAKTELKCLSTEKNRKGRFKTRIKGLESKMKKFSDKCKGSEACLIVYEEGSNAAPMLWPKDSNKVRSLIKKYEAQKNARPPKIFDLQDFFEHKKTSVEAETWKVRKCIYSVKYPTSDLNIQSLDLEQLRMFIGILDNKIGACAERVNMLKNSQKVESNFNFGHNVDRYNCQIQSMMPLSYDMGSSSQMGLLSPNPMELMGSNYGLVNCANQFEDSVYSIIQNGALVNSTKVKEPEPMVHYDTNVMEDTTTIKKDEEVRLIFTEKTIDKVNSTNQVSEALDWESQFAEAEAEAWASDFGEFENWMNQQSEHSDWTNLTEFVC; this comes from the coding sequence ATGGGCCGTGCAAAAACAGAATTGAAGTGCCTCTCAACTGAGAAAAATCGAAAAGGCAGATTCAAGACAAGAATCAAGGGACTAGAgagcaaaatgaagaaattttCTGACAAATGCAAAGGATCCGAAGCATGTTTGATAGTTTATGAAGAAGGTAGCAACGCTGCACCAATGCTTTGGCCAAAAGATTCTAACAAAGTCAGGTCCTTAATTAAAAAGTATGAAGCTCAAAAGAATGCGAGGCCTCCTAAGATCTTTGATCTCCAAGATTTCTTTGAGCACAAGAAGACCTCGGTTGAAGCCGAAACTTGGAAAGTGCGAAAATGTATCTACAGCGTCAAGTATCCCACTTCTGACTTGAATATCCAGAGCTTAGATCTGGAACAACTGAGGATGTTCATTGGTATATTGGATAACAAGATTGGTGCGTGTGCTGAAAGGGTTAACATGCTTAAAAATAGTCAAAAAGTTGAAAGTAACTTCAATTTTGGACACAATGTTGATCGGTACAACTGTCAGATTCAATCTATGATGCCACTTAGTTATGATATGGGTTCTAGTTCCCAAATGGGTCTCCTTAGTCCAAATCCTATGGAATTGATGGGAAGTAATTATGGACTGGTGAATTGTGCTAATCAGTTTGAAGATTCTGTGTATAGTATTATACAAAACGGTGCTTTAGTAAACTCAACAAAAGTGAAGGAGCCAGAGCCTATGGTTCATTATGACACAAATGTGATGGAGGACACTACTACTAtcaagaaagatgaagaagtcCGTTTGATTTTTACTGAGAAGACAATTGATAAAGTAAATTCCACAAATCAAGTTAGTGAGGCTTTGGATTGGGAAAGTCAATTTGCTGAGGCTGAGGCTGAGGCATGGGCTAGTGACTTTGGTGAGTTTGAGAATTGGATGAATCAACAAAGTGAGCATTCGGATTGGACAAACCTGACTGAATTTGTATGTTGA